The DNA segment GAGGGAAAGGAAGGTGACCGTCAGGATCAGGTTGGGCTTCATGAGGGCATTCAATCCGGAATTCCGGAAAGGAGTGTCATGGAACGGTCATGAAATCGATGGAAATCACCCGTGCTGGGGGAGACTGCCGGGCATCAAAAAAGCGGAGCCTTGTGCAGGCTCCGCTTTTCCAAATGGAATGCAGGATGGATTTCCGTTCCGTGGATCAGAACGGGATGTCGTCCTCGTCGCCGTAGTCTTCCGGAGGAGCGGCGGAGGCTCCCTGCGGACGGCCGCCCTGTTGGGGCGGGCGCGAGCTTTGCTGGCCTCCCCCCTGCGGGATCTGGCCGCCGGAGCCGCCTTTGCCGTCGGGAAGGAACTGGAGGCTTTCCGCGACCACCTTCAGCTTGCTGCGCTTCTGGCCGGTCTGCTTGTCGTCCCAGGTGTCCATCTGGAGGCGGCCCTCGATGTAGGCGCCGCGTCCCTTGGTCAGGTACTGCTGGGCGAGCTCCGCCTGGCGGCCCCACAACGTGATGTCCACGAAGGTGGTTTCCTCCTGGCGCTGGTTCTGCTCGTTGTTCCAGACGCGGTTGATGGCCAGCGCGATGTCCGCGACAGCGGTTCCCTTCGGGGTGTATCTCAGCTCCGGGTCACGGGTGAGGTTCCCGATGAGCATGACTTTGTTCAGGTTGGCCATGGCGGTGGAGACTAGGGATGATCGGGTTCCTGCGCAAGGACTGTTCTGGGGAACAGTCCGGAAATCAGGCCAGACGCTGGTAGTGTTGGAGGTGGACGTTGTCGTTCAGCTTCAGGCGGGCCTCGATCTTCTTGATCGCTTCGGCAGGGGCGCTGAGGGTGTAGTCGACATAGTGGCCGGCGTCCACGTGGCGGGAGGTGTAGGCGAACTGCTTGCGGCCGATCTGGTTCACTTTCTCGATCTTCGCGCCTTCGCCTTCGATCTCCTTGGCGACGGCTTTGATGGTGTCATCGATCGTTCCGTCGATGTTCTTCGGGTTGAGGATGATCAGACCTTGGTACTTGCGGCTCATCTGCAGGAGTTGGTTTGGTGAGGGTATGGAAACGGTTCGCCGCGGCGGCGAGACCTTGGGAACGCGCAAGCTGCACCGCTGCGAGGGCGGTGGCAAGCGTGTTTTCCAGCACCGGGCGCTCGTCCGGGGCGAATTTTCCCAGGACATGGCCGACCATTTCGCCGGGCTGGCTGCCGCCGATTCCCACCTTCAGCCGGGGGAAGGCATCCGTATGCAGGTGCTGGATGATGGATTTGATGCCGTTGTGCCCTCCCGCTGATCCTTTCTCCCGGAACCTGAGGGTGCCGAGTGGCAGGGAGACATCGTCATAAACCACCAGGATGTTCTCCGGGGACCATTTGTGGAAGGAGAGGATCTGCTGGAGCGCCCGCCCGCTCAGGTTCATGAACGTCTGCGGTTTGAGGAGCAGCGTCCCGTCGCCGGGGATTTTCGCCAGGTGGCTCTGCCACTTCGGCACGCTCTGGAATGCCGTCCCGGTATCCGCCGCCAGCCGGTCCAGCACCATGAATCCGACATTGTGGCGGGTATCCTCATATTGGCGGCCGGGATTCCCGAGCCCCACGATCAACTGGAACATGATGCAGGATGGATGCCTGCCACCGGCCCGTCCAACCCGAAGAGGGATTGGTGGCGGATTCCCCCCCTGCAAATTCCGCTTCTTCCCTTCAACCCCGCACCTTCTCGTCCTCCAGGCGCTTCCGGCGGGCCTCGAGGATCTCGCGGCGGCTGATGATCCCGCATAGCTGCGGGGGAGCCGAACGGTCCACCACCGGCAGCCGCCCGATTTCGTGCAGGATCATACGGTCCGCGGCCTCCGCCAGGGAATCGTCCGGATGGATCGTGATGGGATGGGTGATGGCCACCTCCAGAACCGGTGGTTCCGGATTTTCCTGGACCGCGGCGAAGATGTCCGCCCGTGAAACGACGCCCAGCAGCTCCCGGTCATCCCCGATGATGGGGAACAGCCGTGCCCGGCTCCAGCGGGTGGAACTGGTGGAGATGAGATCCCCCAGCTCGCGCACGGTCGTGTTCCGGCCGACCACCAGAGGATCCCGGATCATGAGGTCCGCCACCGTGCCGCCGTGGAGGGGATCCGGCTCGTAGTCCTCCGGCACCCGCACGCCGCTGCGGGCCAGTTTTTCCGTCATGATGGACTCCTTCATGAGCCACTTGGAGACCAGGATGGCGAACGCACAGCCCAGCAGCAGCGGGCCGAATGTGGCCGTCGAATGGGTCGCCTCGAACGCGAACGCGACCGATGTCAGGAAAGCGCGGGAGGCCCCGGCGAAGATGGCGGCCATGCCGATCAATGCGGCGATGCCCAAAGGAAATCCTTCGAAGCCCGGCAAGCCGGCCAGGGCATGGGCGGTGAGAGCTCCCACCGCCCCGCCGATGGTCATGACAGGCGCCAATGTCCCCCCGGCCGTGCCGCTACCCAGGCAGATCGACCAGGAAAGGAATTTCAGCACCAACAGGGCAGCGAGTGCGGGAAGAAGCATGCCGCCGTCCAGGAGAGTCCGGAGATTGCCATAGCCCGGGCCCATGGTACGGGGATCCACCCAGCCGATCAACCCCACTACCAGGCCTCCGATGGCTGGCCACCACATCCAGTGGAAGGGCAGCTTTTCAAAGGCATGCTCGATGGCGTGCAGCGTGTGGGTGAGGATGACCGCCGCCAGCCCGCACACCGCACCGATGACCACCGAGCCGACCGCGAGCATGGGGCCGGGTGCATCCGGAGCGGGCAGCGGCAGCATCGGAAACGGCTCGCCCACCACGCCGCGGACTGCCATCGCCGCACCCGCGGCCATCGCGACCGGAAGCAGGCTGCGGCCGCGGAACTCGAACAACAGCAGCTCGATCGCGAGCAGGACGCCCGCCAGGGGAGTCCCGAACACCGCGGTCATGCCCGCCGCCGCGCCCGCGGACAGCAGGATCTTCCGCTCCGCCGCACTGTGCGGCAGCCACTGGCCGGCCAGGGAGCCGATCGCTCCGCCCGTTGCGATGATCGGGCCTTCCGCGCCGAACGGGCCTCCGGTTCCGATGGAAAGAGCGGTGGAGAGGGGTTTCAGGATCGCGACTTTCAACGGGATCCGACTGCCCCCCGTCATCACCCCCTGCATCGCCTCCGGGATGCCGTGGCCGCGGATCGCAGGGCTTCCGAAGCGTGCGATCAACCCGATGGCCAGTCCGCCCAGCGCGGGAACGAAGATGGCCAACCATCCGAGGGTGGCGAAATCGGGATCGCTTTCATGGAAGGAAAACCGCCCGTGGAAAGCCAATTGGGTGATGAGGTGGATCAGCTTCAGCAGTCCGATCCCTGCGAACGCAACCACCACCCCCAGGGGAATGGCGGTCAGCGCGAGCTTCAGTCCGGCCTTTCCCTTCATGAGTCGAGGCTGTGGAGGAGGCGCAGGATCTCCGGACTGAGCTGCCCGAGTTCCCGGCGGTGGATGTAGGTGAGGGTCTCCAGTTTCGACGAACCGAGATCCGTCAAGCCCAGCAGGACCGTCCGTTTGTCCTCGTCGCCCGGTTGGCGGGATACGAGGCCCGCCGCCACCAGACGCTGGGCCAGTTCCACGGCAGTGTTGTGCTTCACCCGCAGGCGTTCCGCCAGCCTCCCCACGTTCGCCACGGAACCGGGAGTGCCGCGGATCACCAGCAGCGCCTGATGTTGCTGGGGGGTGAGCCCCTCCGCCGCCGCGGCGTTTTCACTGAACTCCAGGAAGCATCTCAAGGCGTGCCGGAAGTCCGCCAGCGCGGTGTAGTCCGCATCAGAAAGTCGTTTCATCCGCGCTTGATCTATATCGCATTACGATATAAGGCAACCGCCCTCGCTCATGATTCACATGAATTTTGTTCATCCGGCGGCTGGCGGCCGCCCTTCAGGAAGTGCCCTCATATGAGAAAATGGACGGATTTGCTGGGCGTCGAATTGAGTGCCGTCAGTTGGAAGGAGAAGGGGATTTCCCTGCTGGGCGGCATCCTTTCGATTCTTTTCCTCATCTTCTTCACCGGTCGCTGCATGCACCTCCCCCATGCGACCGGCCTCGTCGCGTCGATGGGCGCCAGCGCCGTTTTGTTGTTTGCCGTGCCGCACGGCCAGTTGTCCCAGCCATGGCCGGTGCTGGCGGGGCACGGTTTCTCCGCCCTCATCGGCGTGGCCTGCGCGAGGTGGATCCCGGATCAAACGCTGGCCGCCGCAACCGCCGTCGGTCTGTCCATCGGAGTGATGCATCTCTTCAAATGCATCCATCCTCCCGGAGGAGCCACCGCGCTCACGGCGGTTCTGGGCGGTTCCGCCGTCCACGCCCTGGGATTCCATTTCGTGCTTTGCCCGGTGTTGGTGAACGGGCTCGTGATGGTCGCCATCGCGGTGCTCTTCAACGGCTTCTTCAACTGGAGGAGGTATCCTGCGGCACTGGCCTGGAAGTCCGTGGAGCAACCGGACACCGCCACCCACGACCAGGTGATAGCGGCTCTGCGGGAGCTGGATTCGTTCGTGGACATCTCCGAGGATGACCTGATCCGGCTCAGCCGCTCGCTCGCGGAACTTCAGTTGGCTGCACGCCGCCCTGTCCGTCCTGCCGCAGGAAAGAGAGCGGCGTGACAGAGGTAGGCTGGAGAGAGTTTGGGGGAAAACTCCAACGCTATAAAAGAAAGAGCCGACACGGAATGTGCCGGCTCTTTTGTCAAATACTGATGTCTGGTGATCAAGCGGAGGCGGCTGCCTCGGAGATCGCGGCACCGGACTTGCCGATGTGGGCGATGACGACCTCACCCGCGTGGGTGGCACGGACACCGGCAGGGAGCTTCACATCGCTGATGTGAAGGGAGTCACCTTCCTGGAGGTGGGTGACATCGAACTCGAGGGTGTCCGGCAGATCGTTCGGGAGGCAGGTGATTTCCAGCGCGTGGATGTACTGCTCCAGGATGCCACCGGCCTTCACGCCGACAGGCTCACCGTTGAGGTGGGTCGGGATGTGGGCGGTGATTTCGGTCTTCTCGTCGATGGCGAGGAAGTCGGCGTGCAGCGCGGCGCCGGTGAGCGGGTCGTGCTGGACGGACTGGAGGAACGCGAGGCGGGTGCCTTCGCCTTCGACGTCGAGGTTGATGAGGATGTTCTCGGAGCTGCTGTGTGCGAGCAGGTCGCTGAAGGTCTTCGCGTCAACCTTGAGGTTGTGGGCCTCGACGGTGCGCCCGTAGATGACGGATGGCAGCCAGCCTTCGCGGCGCATTTGTTTGAGGCGTCCGGATCCGCTGCGGGCGCGCGGTGCTGCTTTGAGTGATGCTTTCGTGGCCATGACAGGAGGCGTTCGTGTTCTGGGAAATGCCAGCGGCAGGCCGCGGGCGGGGCGAGGGATGTAGCGGGCGGGCGGCCCGTTGTCAAAAATTTGTTTTTAGAAGCGAAAATCGATCCGTCACATGAAAAGTGAGGTGATCGACTGGCCGCCGTTGATTCGGCGGATCGCCTCCGCCATCAGCGGAGCGATGCTGACGATGCTCACCTTGTCACCGGCAGCCTGTGGCACGGAGTCGGTGGTGATCATTTCCTCGATGGCGGAGTTCTTCAGCCTCTCGTGACCCATTTCTCCGAGAATCGCGTGGGAAACGCCGGCGAAAATGCGCTTCGCTCCGTGCTTCTGGAGAATCTCCGCAGCGGCGGTGAGGGTGCCCGCGGTTTCGGTCATGTCATCGACCAGCAGCACATCCCGGCCTTCGACTTCGCCGATGACGTTCATCGCCTCCACCCGGGTAGCGCTGACGCGGTGCTTCGCCACGATGGCGAGTTCCGCCCCGAGGGCGTCCGCATAGGCACGGGCCATTTTCACGCCACCCACGTCCGGAGAAACGACGGTGAGGTTGGTCGTGTCCGGATGGCGCTCCTGGAGATAGCTGAAAAGTGCGGACTTCGCGTAGAGATGATCCACGGGAATGTCGAAGAACCCCTGGATTTGCGGGGCGTGTAGATCCATGGTGAGAACCCGGTTGACCCCAGCCGCCGTTAGCAGGTTGGCAATGAGCTTCGCCGTGATCGGAACGCGGGGTTGGTCTTTCCGGTCCTGGCGGGCGTAGCCGAAGAAGGGCATCACGGCGGTGATCCGCTCCGCGCTGGCACGGCGGGCGGCGTCCACCATGATCAGCAACTCCATGATGTTGTGGTTCGTCGGCGGGCAGGACGGCTGGATGATGAAAACGTCCGCACCGCGGATGTTCTCGTTGATTTTGACGAAGGTTTCACCATCCGGAAAAGCGGTCACGTGGACATCCGCGAGCGGCTGCCCGAGATTTTTGGCGATGTTTTCGGAAAGGGTGCGGTGGGCGGTTCCACTGATCAGTTTCATGGGTCGGACGGCGGGGCGGGGGGATTGTTGACAGCGGTTTTGCCGTGGGCAATACTTTGCGCGGATTTCTCGACCCAAACCCCGCTATTCCTTGTCCCAGCCCCCCGTCCAGTCCTCCCATCCACACGTCGGTGCGTCCGGATCCTCCGGGAAAAGGAAGCCGGGTGTGTTCATGTGGGCGGCCGTGATCCTCAGCGCCGCGGCGATCCTGTGGTTCTACGCGGCGGTGGAGCGGTTCGGCCCGGCCCGGGACCAGTCCACCTTCGGATGGCTGAAGAGTGCCTGGAATGGTGAGACTGACTACGAGCACGGGATTCTATTCCCCTTCGTGATCGCAGGCCTGATCATCTATAAATGGCGTGATCTCAAGGCGGCGGCACGGGACGGGAGCCTCTGGGGGTTGGCGGCCGTGTTTGTGGGGGTTGTGTTTTTTGCTGCCGGTTACCGGACGCTGCAACCGCGGGTGACAGCGGGCGCCCTGCCTTTTCTCCTCTGGGGATCCGCCCTTTACCTTTGGGGCTGGCGTGTCGCACGGATCCTGCTTTTTCCACTCTTCTTCTTCTGGCTCGCGGTTCCCCTGCCCAGCTTCCAGCAGGCGACCACCCATCTGCAATTGATCGCCACCAAAATGGCCCACCACGGATCCGCGCTGTTCGGTGTGGAGACCTTCGTGGACGGAACCAAGGTTCTGCCAATCAAGGGCAACTGGCAGCCTCTGGATATCGCGGCGGGATGCAGTGGCATCCGCTCACTGATGGCCCTGTTGATGATTTCCGCTGCATGGGCCTATGTGGCGAACATTTCGATGTGGAAGAAGATCGCGCTTTTCGCCGCCGCGTTTCCTCTGGCGATCCTTGGGAACGCACTCCGGGTCATCTCCATCTTCGTGATCGCGGAGTACGGCAATGCGGAGTGGGCCAGCGGGACCTGGCATGACTGGTCAGGATTGCTCCTTTTCTACCCGATTTCCCTGGCACTGCTCCTCGGCATCCACACCCTCCTTGAAGGTGGGCTTCCTTGGAAGAGGCAGAAAAAAGTCGCCGTTCGCCGGACCGTGGGAATCGCCGCGGAACCCAACCACCCTCTGCACGAAAGATGAACTGGAAGCTGTTATCCCTTCCCGCCCTTCTCGCCTTCGGCTTGGGAGGCATCTACCTGCTCCCCAGCGCGGGCCGGGTGGCGAACAGTGCCATCCGGATGGAACTGCCCCAGGAGGATGGCGAGTGGATGTTCCGCAAGAACCTTCCGAGTAAAGAGGAACTCGAAGCGTTGGCCAAAGACACGCAGTTCTCCAAAGCGACCTGTTTCCGCGCCCGCCCTGGGGAATTCACCGAAGACGGCTACAGGAACGCGGACATCATCGATCTTTCCATCGTTTTGTCAGGCTATGACCTGAATAACTCCATTCACCGGCCCGAGCGCTGCATGCCCGCGCAGGGGCATGTCAATCTGGTCGGCAGCGACGTCACGATCAAGCTTTCCAACGGTCGCGATCTCACCGTCCGCCGGCTTCGTTCCACCCGCCGGAGCTCGGGTGCCTCCCAAGGAGAGGTTCAGGAACTGAAGTGCGTGACCTACTACTTTTTCGTCGGTCACGACCGGCTGGCTCATGACCACCTCCAGCGGACTTTCATGGACATGCAGGACCGTTTGGTGCGTGGAATGGACCAACGCTGGGCCTACGCGTCCTTCTCCATGTGCTACGGCAGGATGCCTTGGTATCCGGACGCCGAGATCACCGAACAGGAAGTGGACCGCAAACTGGCCGATTTCGTTTCCGCATTCGCGGAGCAGCAGATCGAATGGAAGCAAATCCAACCCCGCGGTTGAGCACCGGAGCGCGACCGTCCGGGCCGTGCTTCCCGCTTACTTGGAGGAATCCTCGACGGGGATCTTGGTCACGGTAAAAAAGTCGATCATCGCGTTTAGATAGCCCAATTCTTCCTCCACATTGGCCTTCGTGACAGCATTGGCGATTCCAAGCGTCTTGCCGAGGCTTTCTTTGGCGCGCAGGAAGAGAAAATGCGCTCTGGCGGGCCGTCGCTCCGAATATTCAGTCCGGGCAAGCTTTCCAAGCAGCATCCCGGTCCTGTAGTTTCCAAGCCCCGGATCGGCATCGGCAAGCTGCTGGTAGAAGTCCAGCGCTCCCTCTAGATCCCCAGATTGTTCGGCGGCGCGGCCCAGACCGTCTAGGATGAGCGAATTGAGCCGCTTTCCTTCTGGAGAGGTGGGGAAGGGTGGATTGGCAGAAACGGTCGCGTCGAATTGGATTTGAGCCTTCACGAACGTATTAAAGGCCTTGTTGGAGTCCCCTTCCGCCAGTTGTTTGCCGGCGATCTTTGCAAGATGGGATGCAAGCCTCTGGTGCCCTCCGAATCCCATTTCCATTCCCCCTTGTAGCCGGATCGTCCGTTCATACTCGGCGGAGGCCTGTTCATCCAGATCCATGGAATCGAAGAGATTGGCTAGGTTGAGTGACAGAGAAAGATCGAAGGGATGGAGCTCAAGCCCCGACCGGTAAGCAGCGATGGCTCTCTCGATCTGCGGAGTTAGAAGGCGCATTGGCAGATCCTTCTGGATGCTCGTGTGCAGGGCATTAGCCAGATCGCTGTAGAGTGCTGCTTGGGGCCAAACTTCCAACGCATCCTCCGTCGAGTATATCCGTTGCGCCAATGTCACCTCCTGCGCTGAGCGGAAGATGACGGGTGCAAGATGATGCATTACCCGAGTGCCCTTGCCTCCGAACAACAGCATGATCAACGCAGCGATCACCACAATCAAGGTAACAAGAGTGCATGCCCCCCGGTGCAACCATGCAGAAACTGGTTTCCGGGATGGCAGAGGACAAGAGATCCGTCCGAGAATGAGTCCGAGGAGAATCGCTCCTGGCAGCAAATGAAAAACGAAGTTGAAACTCGATTGGAGCAGAACCGCCGCAAGCGCGGCAATGCCCCCATAACCGAGTGCGGGGAGGGAATCCGCACTTCCGGACTTCGGTTGCAGAATTCGGATCAGCAACGATACGACGATGGTTGAGATCAGCAGGATCACCAGCAATCCTCCCAGCAAACCGTAGTCCGTGAAAGTCTGGAGGATTTCGTTGTGAACGTATTCCGGCTGCAACTGTTGCCAGCCATGCGCGTTGAAGTCCCAGAATTCATAGCATTCCCAACTGTAGCTACGACTACCTCCTCCGGCCCATGGATGAAGGTCGGCGCAGGAGAATGCGATGCCCCAAAGATGTAGCCGGATCGTATTGGTGAGGATGATTCCAACGTCCGCAGATTCAGATCGGATGCTCTGGGCGGAACTCCAGCCCTGGAGGAGAAGGGCGATGATCCCGCACACGAGCAGCGGCAGGCTCAGGAGAAGCAGGCCGAACCATTTCGGGTGATGCCTCTTCACCTGCAGAATGCCGAAGAAGAGGAAGATCCCGGTCCCCAGCGCTGCGGCAAGAATACCGCTTCGTGAGTGGGTGAAGTAGATGCACGACAGGGCCGCCAACGATGTCAGGATCCACAGCCACCGCGTGGGACGGTTGGGGCTTCCGAATACGGCCGCTCCGGCGAGGATGAAGGAAGATCCCGCGAGAAAATTCGCACAGTCGTTGTAGTGGCCGAAAAATCCAGAGGGGTAGGCTCCCGGGCGCAGGGGGTAGATGATATTGTAGGAGGGATCCGGGATCTGCCGGATGATCAGATAGACACTTGAGGCGAGAAGAAACCAGATGCCCCACAAGACGATTCCGGTGGCCCGCTCCGAGCCGGCGATCACCCGTGCCGCGACAAATGAGGCGACCGCGGAGGACAGAAGGAGGATGTCCGCCGTTGCCAGCTCCGCCACTGGAGAAAGCCAAGCCCGCACCGCCACCCAGATCACCAGGAGCGCGCCCAGAAGTATCACCCCACCGTCGGGGAATTTTCTCCAGCGGATCAGGGCGGGTATCGAAGCCGCGGCCGCAAGGCCCAGAAAGATGAGGGCGGGTCCCCACGACCATGGTCTTGTCTGGGCTCCGAGCGTAACCGCGAGGATCAGCCCGATCGTGAAGAAAATGGATGTTAGAACCGGCATGTTTCTGCTCCGTTTGAAAACCGTTTCAGTCAGCGGCTCATTTCGCCCCGTGGCCGAACAGCACCGCTGGGATCGTCTTGAGGAGAATCCGGATGTCGAGGCCGAGGGACCAGTTGTCGATGTAGCGGAGGTCCATTTTCACCCACTCATCGAAGCTGGTGATCTTGTTGCGGCCACCGGCCTGCCATTCGCAGGTGATCCCGGGTTTCACACTCAAGCGACGGCGATGCGACATTTCTCCGAACGCCTCTACCTCATAGAGCGGCAGGGGCCGTGGCCCGACCAAGCTCATGTCTCCGGCGAACACGTTGATGAACTGCGGGAACTCATCAATGCTGAACTTCCGGAGAAATGCTCCAAATGGAAAGATTCGCGGATCCCGGTCAAGTTTAAATACCGGACCTTCCATCTGGTTCCCATGATCATCCTTGGTTTTCTGGAGAAGTTGCTCGGCATTGGGTACCAT comes from the Luteolibacter sp. SL250 genome and includes:
- the pth gene encoding aminoacyl-tRNA hydrolase — encoded protein: MFQLIVGLGNPGRQYEDTRHNVGFMVLDRLAADTGTAFQSVPKWQSHLAKIPGDGTLLLKPQTFMNLSGRALQQILSFHKWSPENILVVYDDVSLPLGTLRFREKGSAGGHNGIKSIIQHLHTDAFPRLKVGIGGSQPGEMVGHVLGKFAPDERPVLENTLATALAAVQLARSQGLAAAANRFHTLTKPTPADEPQVPRSDHPQPEEHRRNDR
- a CDS encoding 50S ribosomal protein L25 translates to MATKASLKAAPRARSGSGRLKQMRREGWLPSVIYGRTVEAHNLKVDAKTFSDLLAHSSSENILINLDVEGEGTRLAFLQSVQHDPLTGAALHADFLAIDEKTEITAHIPTHLNGEPVGVKAGGILEQYIHALEITCLPNDLPDTLEFDVTHLQEGDSLHISDVKLPAGVRATHAGEVVIAHIGKSGAAISEAAASA
- a CDS encoding single-stranded DNA-binding protein produces the protein MANLNKVMLIGNLTRDPELRYTPKGTAVADIALAINRVWNNEQNQRQEETTFVDITLWGRQAELAQQYLTKGRGAYIEGRLQMDTWDDKQTGQKRSKLKVVAESLQFLPDGKGGSGGQIPQGGGQQSSRPPQQGGRPQGASAAPPEDYGDEDDIPF
- a CDS encoding exosortase/archaeosortase family protein, whose product is MSQPPVQSSHPHVGASGSSGKRKPGVFMWAAVILSAAAILWFYAAVERFGPARDQSTFGWLKSAWNGETDYEHGILFPFVIAGLIIYKWRDLKAAARDGSLWGLAAVFVGVVFFAAGYRTLQPRVTAGALPFLLWGSALYLWGWRVARILLFPLFFFWLAVPLPSFQQATTHLQLIATKMAHHGSALFGVETFVDGTKVLPIKGNWQPLDIAAGCSGIRSLMALLMISAAWAYVANISMWKKIALFAAAFPLAILGNALRVISIFVIAEYGNAEWASGTWHDWSGLLLFYPISLALLLGIHTLLEGGLPWKRQKKVAVRRTVGIAAEPNHPLHER
- a CDS encoding HPP family protein, encoding MRKWTDLLGVELSAVSWKEKGISLLGGILSILFLIFFTGRCMHLPHATGLVASMGASAVLLFAVPHGQLSQPWPVLAGHGFSALIGVACARWIPDQTLAAATAVGLSIGVMHLFKCIHPPGGATALTAVLGGSAVHALGFHFVLCPVLVNGLVMVAIAVLFNGFFNWRRYPAALAWKSVEQPDTATHDQVIAALRELDSFVDISEDDLIRLSRSLAELQLAARRPVRPAAGKRAA
- a CDS encoding exosortase-associated EpsI family protein; the protein is MNWKLLSLPALLAFGLGGIYLLPSAGRVANSAIRMELPQEDGEWMFRKNLPSKEELEALAKDTQFSKATCFRARPGEFTEDGYRNADIIDLSIVLSGYDLNNSIHRPERCMPAQGHVNLVGSDVTIKLSNGRDLTVRRLRSTRRSSGASQGEVQELKCVTYYFFVGHDRLAHDHLQRTFMDMQDRLVRGMDQRWAYASFSMCYGRMPWYPDAEITEQEVDRKLADFVSAFAEQQIEWKQIQPRG
- the rpsF gene encoding 30S ribosomal protein S6, with product MSRKYQGLIILNPKNIDGTIDDTIKAVAKEIEGEGAKIEKVNQIGRKQFAYTSRHVDAGHYVDYTLSAPAEAIKKIEARLKLNDNVHLQHYQRLA
- a CDS encoding ribose-phosphate pyrophosphokinase; protein product: MKLISGTAHRTLSENIAKNLGQPLADVHVTAFPDGETFVKINENIRGADVFIIQPSCPPTNHNIMELLIMVDAARRASAERITAVMPFFGYARQDRKDQPRVPITAKLIANLLTAAGVNRVLTMDLHAPQIQGFFDIPVDHLYAKSALFSYLQERHPDTTNLTVVSPDVGGVKMARAYADALGAELAIVAKHRVSATRVEAMNVIGEVEGRDVLLVDDMTETAGTLTAAAEILQKHGAKRIFAGVSHAILGEMGHERLKNSAIEEMITTDSVPQAAGDKVSIVSIAPLMAEAIRRINGGQSITSLFM
- a CDS encoding MarR family transcriptional regulator; its protein translation is MKRLSDADYTALADFRHALRCFLEFSENAAAAEGLTPQQHQALLVIRGTPGSVANVGRLAERLRVKHNTAVELAQRLVAAGLVSRQPGDEDKRTVLLGLTDLGSSKLETLTYIHRRELGQLSPEILRLLHSLDS
- a CDS encoding chloride channel protein; this encodes MKGKAGLKLALTAIPLGVVVAFAGIGLLKLIHLITQLAFHGRFSFHESDPDFATLGWLAIFVPALGGLAIGLIARFGSPAIRGHGIPEAMQGVMTGGSRIPLKVAILKPLSTALSIGTGGPFGAEGPIIATGGAIGSLAGQWLPHSAAERKILLSAGAAAGMTAVFGTPLAGVLLAIELLLFEFRGRSLLPVAMAAGAAMAVRGVVGEPFPMLPLPAPDAPGPMLAVGSVVIGAVCGLAAVILTHTLHAIEHAFEKLPFHWMWWPAIGGLVVGLIGWVDPRTMGPGYGNLRTLLDGGMLLPALAALLVLKFLSWSICLGSGTAGGTLAPVMTIGGAVGALTAHALAGLPGFEGFPLGIAALIGMAAIFAGASRAFLTSVAFAFEATHSTATFGPLLLGCAFAILVSKWLMKESIMTEKLARSGVRVPEDYEPDPLHGGTVADLMIRDPLVVGRNTTVRELGDLISTSSTRWSRARLFPIIGDDRELLGVVSRADIFAAVQENPEPPVLEVAITHPITIHPDDSLAEAADRMILHEIGRLPVVDRSAPPQLCGIISRREILEARRKRLEDEKVRG
- a CDS encoding O-antigen ligase family protein — translated: MPVLTSIFFTIGLILAVTLGAQTRPWSWGPALIFLGLAAAASIPALIRWRKFPDGGVILLGALLVIWVAVRAWLSPVAELATADILLLSSAVASFVAARVIAGSERATGIVLWGIWFLLASSVYLIIRQIPDPSYNIIYPLRPGAYPSGFFGHYNDCANFLAGSSFILAGAAVFGSPNRPTRWLWILTSLAALSCIYFTHSRSGILAAALGTGIFLFFGILQVKRHHPKWFGLLLLSLPLLVCGIIALLLQGWSSAQSIRSESADVGIILTNTIRLHLWGIAFSCADLHPWAGGGSRSYSWECYEFWDFNAHGWQQLQPEYVHNEILQTFTDYGLLGGLLVILLISTIVVSLLIRILQPKSGSADSLPALGYGGIAALAAVLLQSSFNFVFHLLPGAILLGLILGRISCPLPSRKPVSAWLHRGACTLVTLIVVIAALIMLLFGGKGTRVMHHLAPVIFRSAQEVTLAQRIYSTEDALEVWPQAALYSDLANALHTSIQKDLPMRLLTPQIERAIAAYRSGLELHPFDLSLSLNLANLFDSMDLDEQASAEYERTIRLQGGMEMGFGGHQRLASHLAKIAGKQLAEGDSNKAFNTFVKAQIQFDATVSANPPFPTSPEGKRLNSLILDGLGRAAEQSGDLEGALDFYQQLADADPGLGNYRTGMLLGKLARTEYSERRPARAHFLFLRAKESLGKTLGIANAVTKANVEEELGYLNAMIDFFTVTKIPVEDSSK